The Deltaproteobacteria bacterium genome contains the following window.
CTCCGCACCGGCCTAGCCCTGCACTGCCCCAGAATTACCGCCTGCTCCTCAACCTGCGTGGCAGACATCTCCCTGATCGAGGCCAGCCCGTACTTCGAGCGGACATACTCCTCGTAAGGCATGACCAGGTCAGCCAGCCCAAGCCCCGCCAGTTCTCGCTTCAGGCGCTCCGGAACCCCGGGGTTTAGCTCCCCGACGTCGACCTGTGGGGCATCGCCGAGCAGCCAGCTCCCAAGCCTCACCCCGACATCCTCGTTCGGCACGAAGTGCTGGCCGTCAAAGAGCCCGGTTCGATCCTTGGTCGAAGACGCCACATGGCCGTCGATGGAGAGGTCCAGCACGACCGTGAACTCGTACTCCAGGCCTTCGCGCTGCACAGGGGCCAGCCCGACCTTCACGACCTTCGTTTTGCCACCATCCTGTTGGACCTCGTAAGCGGTCTTCGTCCGCATGGTCACGATAACGTGGAGGTTCGTCTGCAGGAGCGTGTCCACCAGGCGGTTGTGCTCCGGGGTGATCTCTCGCCAGGCGGCGAAACTGTTCTTCAGGGCCTTGGCGGCTTGGTCCTGCATCTCAAGAACTCCGCCAGGTCCCGACCAGGCGTGACTCAGGCTGTCGATGATGACGATGTCGTACCCGGCCTTCTCGGCTGCGTTGATGGCCTCGATGTACCGAGCAGGGGTGTACGGCGGGGTCAGTTGGGCGACGTCGTAGGCGCAGAGGCCCGCGTACAGTTCGCCGCTGCCGCGCTCGGTGTCGATAAGGGCTATCCTGCCGCCGAGTCCCTTGGCGATGCGCAGGGCCGAATAGGTTTTGCCCGACCCCGAGGGGCCGCACAGTGCCAGGCGGAGCTTGGCCGCGCTTCTTTGTGCTGGTCGAAACATGGTGTCCTCCTTACCGGATGGTGATGATGGTTCTGGGCACGAGACGGGCGCCGTCGACGGCCTGCCCGCTTTCAAGGGCTTCCTTGATGAGCGTCTTCTTGGGCTTCTGCTCGACGATCACTTCTTTATATATGGTCGGCAACTCGCTTATGTCGGCCACATCCACGGTCATGATGTCCCGTAGCGACAGGCTCCCGTAGTTGCCTTTGAGGCTTTTCACCCCGTAGTGCGTGAGCAGTCGCACCAGGTACTCCCGAAAGGCCTCGATGCGCCGCTCCATGGCCTGGCGGCGCAGGCGTAGGCGGCGCTCCTCGTCCTGCAGCCACTCGATCTGGTTCTTGCGGCGTCTGACCACGTGCGAGATAGCGTCGACCTTCTCAGCCTCCTGCAGGGCGAGGCTGTCCAGATATTCCAGGGCCTGGGGCTGGGCGTCTTCAAGTTCATCGGCGACGGCCAGGATGTTGGTGATCTCGTGTTCTATGCTTGCAAGGCTGGTCATGAGGGAATCCTCCTAAGTTGGCTGTTCAAGGGATAAGGGCTTGCTGAAGCACCCCGAACATTGCGGGGCTCAGTTCGGCCAGGTTCTGGATGGTCCTGCTGTTTCGGGGCAGAAGACTTGCGATGCAGTCGGAGCCGATGCCGATGCCGTACACCTCAAAACCCGTCGCTTCGGCCACGGTGATGGCTTTCACGGCGCACTCGGTGCTGTCGGGGCTCCCGTCGGTGACGATAAGGATGATCTTGCGATTCTCTTTGAGGGTGAGCATGTCCTGCATCGTCCACCACAGGGCCTCGCCCATGGGGGTGCCCCCGGCAGGTGAGAGGTCGAGGGACGCATGTACCCGCTGGCCATGCCTGACCATGGGGGCCACGGTGGAGTACGAACCGTCCGGCAGATGGTCGGCAGGAAAGGCCGTGATGGCCACGTTTATGCCCATGGCTTGTAGGGCCTTGCCCAGGGCGTAACAGGATGTGCAGGCCAGACGGATTTTACGGACCATGGAGCCCGAGCAGTCCAGGAGCACATGCACGGCCGTGTCGATGCCCTGGCGATGCTGATTTCTGCGGAACACGCGGGGATCCGACACGGCCAAGCGATGCAGGCTCCGCGTATCGAGCCTCCCCTTGCGGCCGAGGGCGGTCCTGGCTTCCACCGCCGTCTGCAGCAGCGCGGACAGTCGGGTGCGCAGGGCTACGGAAGCAAGGGTAGCATCCTTAATGTCGTCGCCTGTGAAGGGGCTGCCTTGCTTCGTGGTCTGGACTGCCACGGTAATGGTGTTTGGGGTGGCATCCTGTCGGGACGCGTCTTCAAGTGTAGCAGAGAGGATCGAACCGAGAGTGGGAGGCAGTTCGTTCTCCCCGGCTCCGAGCAGGGCGCCGAGTTTTTGTCTGGCTTCCTTGGCAAGGTCGGAGCCAACGCCCTGTTTGGGATCGGTATCAATCCCTTTGTCTGACCCCTGCTGGCTTGGCGAGGTGTCTTCGCCTGGTTCCTGCGAGTGATCGCCGGATGGAGTGTCCGGTATGTTATCACTGTCAGCCGTGTCCTGATCGCCTGCTTCGGGGAACTGGCGGGGAGCACCGCCCTGTTCGTCTGATTGGGGATCGGAATCACTCGTAGCGCCGTCCTGTTCTCTGGCCCCATGTTCATCCTCAATCGAGGCCCCACTCAGCCCACCTGCTTCTGGCCCGTTCTGGGCTGCGTCGGGTTGTTCGGGCTGATCGGGACTGGCTGCCTGCTTCAGAACGCGCACTATCTGACGGGCGGCATCGATGGCGTCCTGAGTTGTGCGGCAGTTTCTGCGCACGTTCCCCAGAATGACCTCTATCTGGCCACGGACATCTGGAAACTGACTGTCGACCTGCGCCGCCAGGCTGTCCCTGGCCCCCGAGAGTTCGGGCACATCCCAGCACCTGACGTGAAGCAGTATCCAGTTCAGGATGTCGGCTGCGGAAGGAGCTGCACAGTTCGGCTGCCCCGAGCCGAAGACATGCTTGATAAGCCAGTTGAAGTTACCCCTGCACCCGGGAAATACTTCCGCCAGTCTGTTTTCAACGCGCCAATCTTCGATGGTGTTCCACACGTGCATCTCAAGTGGGGAAAGCCCGGCCTGCTTCAAGGCATGGAAGTCAGTGTCGCGGATATGTGCGGCCTCGTGGTCGAGATACCCGCGTGCAAGGGCCAGGAATGTGTCGGGGATGTCCACGGGCAGCGCTGGCAAGTGGATAGTCTCGCCATTGGTGTAGGCATCGCTCCCACTGATCTCGATCTTCACTCCGTATTTTCTGCCGAGCACGCTTGCCACCAGGGGCAGTGAGCGTGTGACGGCCTGTGTATCGATCATGATTGTCCTCCAGAATGCGAAAAGCCCCGGAGCTTGTGACTCCAGGGCTTTCTTTCGTTATGTGTTTGTCCATTGGCATCACCACAGACCCCAGTTGGGTAGCACCGCCTGGGCAGGTGGGATGACGTGGACCCGGGCTATGTCCTCAGGGACAGGCATGGCTTCAACTCTGTCGTCGTTGACCAGCAGCAGATCCAGAACATCCCGTGAGGTTGTCCCGTCGATGACCATCTGGCCGTGTTCGACAAGTCCCTCCGCGTCCCGAAGCAGAGATACGAGCCCCTGCAGCATGAGTAGGTTCGCGCCGTCGATCCTGCCTCGCTTGGGCAGGCTCTCGAACGCGGTCTGAATGAGTTCCGCGACCGGTGCAACCCGGGGTTCGACGAAGCTCAGGCCCGTCAGCTTCTGATGAATGGTTTTCAGGGGAGAGAGGGCCTTTCTGGTGATCTCGGTCTTTCCGGCAAAGCATTTGTGCCAGGCTTCGGTGGCCGCCTTGGAGATTTCACCGAAGAGGGTCTGGCCAAGGCTTTCAACTTCCTCGGCAAGTCCGGCCGTAATCGTGTCGGCAGGGTCTGGCGGTACGATGCGGTAGACCTTCCAGGTGAATCCCATGCGGCTGCGGACATAGTCGGCACTGACCGTGGAGTCGGCAATGATCTGCTCCCAGCCCGAGTGCTTGGTTATCCAGTCGCGGACTGACTGGTCGTAGCTGTCCAGGAACGCGTCTCTGGCTGCATTGAAGTCGTCCTGGATCTGCCGCAATTCTGTGACGATGTCGTCCGCCTGGTTTTCAGGAATGGCCCATCCTCCCAGAAAGCGCACGCCGTGCCGGTCAAGCAGGCTCACGGCCCTGGACTTGAGCGTTCCGAAGATGCTCAAGCTCTCCGGGTCGCAGATGCGCTTGCTGCCGAGCGACGCCAAGTCCTCTGGGGGAAGCGTAGCCCCTGCAAAGTCCTCGGGGCTCAGTTTCTTGCGGGCCGTCCATATGTTCACCTCAAGGTGCAGGGCCAGCAGGCTGTTCAGGACCTTGATATCAGTTTGCGTGTTCATTTAATTCTCCTCCCATGAAACGAGTGTCTGGTGCGGCGCCCAAGTTTAAGTTCACGATGATGAAGTCCTGTCGGTCGATCTTGAACAACACCCTGCGCCGCATCTCCTGGAAAAGGCATTCGCTCCTGCACTCCCGGTTCTTGACGGCGCGGATGGCGCATGTCTCGAAGGACGTGCCGCCGAAACCTTTGACCCACATGCGACTGGTCAATCCCAGGGCGGTGACCTTGGCTTTTCAGTGATGGCGGAACCCCGTTCCGGGGACCGGTTTGGCCAGTTCGATGGACTGGTGGAAAGGGAAAATCCGATTGAGACATATCCATAAATGCTCTCTTTGGTTAAGTTGATTTTCAAAATGTGACCCAACACAGTCCGTATCCCTCATGAATTTTGGTGAGTGTCCTATCCATCAGTTCCTGCACCGGATTGCCGTCAGCGCATCTGGTCAGGTCCAGAACACGGCCTTGACCGGCAGTGTTGAGCCTTCCCCATTGCAGAGTGAGGCCGGCTGGATGTGCGGCGGCTTTCCAGAACTTGCCACCATGGGACGTGGATTTTTCCAGGAG
Protein-coding sequences here:
- a CDS encoding ATP-binding protein, encoding MFRPAQRSAAKLRLALCGPSGSGKTYSALRIAKGLGGRIALIDTERGSGELYAGLCAYDVAQLTPPYTPARYIEAINAAEKAGYDIVIIDSLSHAWSGPGGVLEMQDQAAKALKNSFAAWREITPEHNRLVDTLLQTNLHVIVTMRTKTAYEVQQDGGKTKVVKVGLAPVQREGLEYEFTVVLDLSIDGHVASSTKDRTGLFDGQHFVPNEDVGVRLGSWLLGDAPQVDVGELNPGVPERLKRELAGLGLADLVMPYEEYVRSKYGLASIREMSATQVEEQAVILGQCRARPVRRKQFEKMLTRLNSSNI
- a CDS encoding VWA domain-containing protein, encoding MIDTQAVTRSLPLVASVLGRKYGVKIEISGSDAYTNGETIHLPALPVDIPDTFLALARGYLDHEAAHIRDTDFHALKQAGLSPLEMHVWNTIEDWRVENRLAEVFPGCRGNFNWLIKHVFGSGQPNCAAPSAADILNWILLHVRCWDVPELSGARDSLAAQVDSQFPDVRGQIEVILGNVRRNCRTTQDAIDAARQIVRVLKQAASPDQPEQPDAAQNGPEAGGLSGASIEDEHGAREQDGATSDSDPQSDEQGGAPRQFPEAGDQDTADSDNIPDTPSGDHSQEPGEDTSPSQQGSDKGIDTDPKQGVGSDLAKEARQKLGALLGAGENELPPTLGSILSATLEDASRQDATPNTITVAVQTTKQGSPFTGDDIKDATLASVALRTRLSALLQTAVEARTALGRKGRLDTRSLHRLAVSDPRVFRRNQHRQGIDTAVHVLLDCSGSMVRKIRLACTSCYALGKALQAMGINVAITAFPADHLPDGSYSTVAPMVRHGQRVHASLDLSPAGGTPMGEALWWTMQDMLTLKENRKIILIVTDGSPDSTECAVKAITVAEATGFEVYGIGIGSDCIASLLPRNSRTIQNLAELSPAMFGVLQQALIP
- a CDS encoding DUF3150 domain-containing protein, with the protein product MNTQTDIKVLNSLLALHLEVNIWTARKKLSPEDFAGATLPPEDLASLGSKRICDPESLSIFGTLKSRAVSLLDRHGVRFLGGWAIPENQADDIVTELRQIQDDFNAARDAFLDSYDQSVRDWITKHSGWEQIIADSTVSADYVRSRMGFTWKVYRIVPPDPADTITAGLAEEVESLGQTLFGEISKAATEAWHKCFAGKTEITRKALSPLKTIHQKLTGLSFVEPRVAPVAELIQTAFESLPKRGRIDGANLLMLQGLVSLLRDAEGLVEHGQMVIDGTTSRDVLDLLLVNDDRVEAMPVPEDIARVHVIPPAQAVLPNWGLW